One region of Alosa sapidissima isolate fAloSap1 chromosome 1, fAloSap1.pri, whole genome shotgun sequence genomic DNA includes:
- the eps15l1b gene encoding epidermal growth factor receptor substrate 15-like 1 isoform X2, whose product MFGSAHASREGGNMAAHMTLSQISNGNPAYDSYYRQVDPANTGKVGAGEAAQFLKKSGLSDSTLGKIWELSDSDHKGYLDKRGFFVALRLVASAQSGNDVSPNSLNHTVPAPKFRDTGSPSLISASLLSTDSSWAVRSDERAKFDGIFESLGPVGGLLSGDKVKPVLINSKLPLDVLGRIWDLSDVDKDGHLDKEEFTVAMHLVHRAMEKEPVPATLPLTLIPPSKRKKIAGSLPGSVAVLPASPFKGLGLRPTTDPQGRQSPLGSSSISSSSSALGGTGSLAQKHSFKSSQPPQPAVSWVVPLADRGRYDDIFAKADSDMDGLVGGAEVKDIFMNSGLPQNMLARIWSLADTKQQGKLSREQFSLAMYLIQQKVTKGLDPPQVLTLDMIPPSEKGTSGLGFYGFTAPLLTPQRAVLNSRRDTVSSSSVVPLELTGTKELDDIIQEINQLQREKVTLEQEIREMEQTLRHKNSELQDMQGELEQESSGVQDLEAQRHVAQDRLQEMDQQRAKLEDKINDAKSKYQNESQKVVSLQLEISSQEQEVQGQEKELSRTRTDLYCLEQEEEQLEESIRAGQAKLQSILNLLKSSQDEMEEATSELAQIQSSQQELTKTIEEYSKALNGSLSDLSRFPELNDPLPNNRPLDRLNEGKESSSSSLRSRIAMFNHTAKETPADPFKSEDPFKSDPFQDPFGGDPFKESDPFKSADPFASGDPFGKSSTKTNLSRGGSPFAQSIAKPKDSDPFGTEDPFADSAFGAQRGFADFGQMSKNFSGSAFERRPSHPPKKTPPPKPAPPPYSSSQGAPGHSLGPASHVVSRGQRGPPASLANIAAVSSAWIPCVCVYVFVSPLCPCHVFVLVPSFVANHPSLSLSLSLSLSLSLSLSLSLSNYTSHFSQLMQLICAIGLIHTLPSHPSHPNSFAPLTVTCLICNPLFKTDAHRFGHSRGIHSLTSLP is encoded by the exons ATGTTCGGGAGCGCGCACGCATCAAGGGAAGGAGGAAACATGGCGGCCCACATGACGCTATCCCAG ATATCAAATGGAAACCCTGCTTATGACAGTTACTACAGACAA GTGGATCCTGCAAACACTGGTAAAGTTGGGGCTGGAGAGGCTGCCCAGTTCCTGAAAAAATCTGGCCTCTCAGACAGCACTTTGGGAAAG atttggGAATTATCTGACTCAGATCATAAGGGCTACTTGGACAAGCGG GGTTTTTTTGTCGCCCTGAGATTGGTGGCCTCTGCCCAGAGTGGTAATGATGTCAGCCCTAACAGTCTAAACCACACTGTCCCTGCTCCAAAGTTT AGGGACACAGGCAGTCCTTCCCTGATTTCAGCTTCTCTGCTGTCCACTGACTCCAGCTGGGCCGTGAGG tCTGATGAGCGAGCCAAATTTGATGGGATCTTCGAGAGCCTGGGCCCAGTGGGGGGCCTTCTCTCAGGGGACAAAGTGAAGCCAGTTCTCATCAACTCCAAACTCCCCCTGGATGTGCTTGGCAGA ATTTGGGATCTCAGCGATGTTGACAAAGATGGACATTTGGACAAAGAGGAGTTCACAGTG gccATGCACCTGGTGCACCGCGCCATGGAGAAAGAGCCGGTGCCTGCCACCCTTCCCCTCACTCTCATCCCACCGTCCAAACGGAAGAAGATCGCCGGGTCGCTGCCAGGCTCGGTGGCTGTGCTGCCCGCCAGCCCCTTCAAGGGTCTGGGCCTGCGCCCCACCACCGACCCCCAGGGCAGGCAGAGCCCACTGGgtagcagcagcatcagcagcagcagcagtgcttTGGGTGGCACAGGGAGCCTGGCACAGAAACACTCCTTTAAGAGCAGCCAGCCCCCTcag CCTGCTGTAAGCTGGGTGGTCCCACTGGCCGACAGAGGGCGCTATGATGACATCTTTGCGAAAGCTGACTCCGACATGGACGGGCTGGTTGGGGGCGCTGAGGTCAAGGACATCTTCATGAACTCAGGACTGCCTCAGAACATGCTCGCGCGCATCTg GTCTCTGGCCGACACCAAACAGCAGGGCAAGCTGTCCAGGGAGCAATTCTCTCTGGCCATGTACCTCATCCAGCAGAAGGTCACCAAAGGCCTCGACCCCCCTCAAGTCCTCACCCTAGACATGATCCCTCCATCAGAGAAGGGGACATCAGGGCTT GGTTTCTATGGCTTTACGGCTCCTCTTCTTACACCCCAAAGGGCTGTGTTAAACAGTCGCCGT GACACTGTCAGTAGCAGCTCAGTGGTGCCTCTGGAGCTCACTGGAACCAAAGAGCTGGATGACATCATCCAGGAGATCAATCAactgcagag GGAGAAGGTCACGCTGGAGCAGGAGATCAGGGAGATGGAGCAGACTTTAAGACACAAGAACAGTGAACTTCAG gacatgcagggggagctggagcaggagagCAGTGGTGTGCAGGACCTGGAGGCCCAGCGGCATGTGGCTCAGGACCGGCTGCAGGAGATGGACCAGCAGAGGGCCAAGCTGGAGGACAAGATCAACGACGCCAAGAGCAAGTACCAGAACGAGAGCCAGAAG GTCGTGTCCCTGCAGCTGGAGATCAGCTCCCAGGAGCAGGAGGTGCAGGGGCAGGAGAAGGAGCTGAGCCGCACGCGTACAGACCTATACTGcctggagcaggaggaggagcagctGGAGGAGAGCATCCGCGCTGGGCAGGCCAAGCTGCAGAGCATCCTCAATCTGCTCAAGAGCTCTCAGGACGAGATGGAggag GCAACTAGTGAGCTTGCCCAGATCCAAAGCAGCCAGCAGGAGCTGACCAAGACCATCGAGGAGTACAGCAAGGCCCTGAACGGAAGTCTTAGTGACCTGTCCCGCTTCCCTGAGCTAAACGACCCCCTGCCCAACAACAGACCCCTGGATCGCCTCAACGAAGGCaag GAGAGCAGCTCCAGCTCCTTGAGATCTAGAATAGCCATGTTCAACCACACTGCCAAAGAAACTCCAGCAGATCCCTTTAAATCCGAGGACCCCTTTAAATCAGATCCCTTTCAAG ATCCTTTTGGAGGGGATCCTTTCAAAGAGAGCGACCCTTTCAAATCTGCCGATCCTTTTGCGTCTGGGGACCCGTTTGGGAAGAGCTCCACAAAG ACCAACTTATCCCGAGGTGGCAGCCCTTTCGCCCAGTCCATTGCTAAGCCCAAAGACTCAG ATCCGTTTGGAACAGAGGACCCCTTTGCTGACAGTGCCTTTGGAGCCCAGAGGGGCTTTGCCGACTTTGGGCAAATGTCAAAG AACTTTTCTGGATCGGCGTTTGAGAGAAGGCCTTCTCATCCTCCTAAGAAAACCCCACCTCCTAAGCCCGCCCCTCCTCCATATAGCTCCA GTCAGGGTGCGCCGGGACACTCCTTGGGGCCAGCCAGTCACGTCGTGAGTAGAGGCCAGAGAGGCCCGCCCGCCTCTTTGGCCAATATTGCTGCTGTAAGTTCAGCGTGGAtcccc tgtgtgtgtgtgtatgtgtttgtgtcgcCATTGTGTCCGTGCCATGTGTTCGTATTAGTGCCGAGCTTCGTAGCCAACCacccctcactctcactctcactctcactctcactctcactctcactctctctctctctctctctctccaactatACTTCACACTTTTCACAACTAATGCAGCTCATTTGTGCCATTGGTCTCATCCACACTCTTCCCTCTCATCCTTCACATCCAAACTCATTTGCTCCCCTGACAGTGACTTGTCTTATCTGTAACCCTTTGTTCAAGACAGATGCCCACagattcggtcactcaagaggCATACACTCTTTGACCTCTCTGCCTTAA
- the eps15l1b gene encoding epidermal growth factor receptor substrate 15-like 1 isoform X1 yields the protein MAKLSNLASHISLDNYKVISTGKRQILQIKISNGNPAYDSYYRQVDPANTGKVGAGEAAQFLKKSGLSDSTLGKIWELSDSDHKGYLDKRGFFVALRLVASAQSGNDVSPNSLNHTVPAPKFRDTGSPSLISASLLSTDSSWAVRSDERAKFDGIFESLGPVGGLLSGDKVKPVLINSKLPLDVLGRIWDLSDVDKDGHLDKEEFTVAMHLVHRAMEKEPVPATLPLTLIPPSKRKKIAGSLPGSVAVLPASPFKGLGLRPTTDPQGRQSPLGSSSISSSSSALGGTGSLAQKHSFKSSQPPQPAVSWVVPLADRGRYDDIFAKADSDMDGLVGGAEVKDIFMNSGLPQNMLARIWSLADTKQQGKLSREQFSLAMYLIQQKVTKGLDPPQVLTLDMIPPSEKGTSGLGFYGFTAPLLTPQRAVLNSRRDTVSSSSVVPLELTGTKELDDIIQEINQLQREKVTLEQEIREMEQTLRHKNSELQDMQGELEQESSGVQDLEAQRHVAQDRLQEMDQQRAKLEDKINDAKSKYQNESQKVVSLQLEISSQEQEVQGQEKELSRTRTDLYCLEQEEEQLEESIRAGQAKLQSILNLLKSSQDEMEEATSELAQIQSSQQELTKTIEEYSKALNGSLSDLSRFPELNDPLPNNRPLDRLNEGKESSSSSLRSRIAMFNHTAKETPADPFKSEDPFKSDPFQDPFGGDPFKESDPFKSADPFASGDPFGKSSTKTNLSRGGSPFAQSIAKPKDSDPFGTEDPFADSAFGAQRGFADFGQMSKNFSGSAFERRPSHPPKKTPPPKPAPPPYSSSQGAPGHSLGPASHVVSRGQRGPPASLANIAAVSSAWIPCVCVYVFVSPLCPCHVFVLVPSFVANHPSLSLSLSLSLSLSLSLSLSLSNYTSHFSQLMQLICAIGLIHTLPSHPSHPNSFAPLTVTCLICNPLFKTDAHRFGHSRGIHSLTSLP from the exons ATGGCTAAGCTAAGCAACCTTGCTTCTCACATCAGCCTTGATAACTATAAAGTTATTTCAACTGGAAAAAGACAAATCCTTCAAATTAAG ATATCAAATGGAAACCCTGCTTATGACAGTTACTACAGACAA GTGGATCCTGCAAACACTGGTAAAGTTGGGGCTGGAGAGGCTGCCCAGTTCCTGAAAAAATCTGGCCTCTCAGACAGCACTTTGGGAAAG atttggGAATTATCTGACTCAGATCATAAGGGCTACTTGGACAAGCGG GGTTTTTTTGTCGCCCTGAGATTGGTGGCCTCTGCCCAGAGTGGTAATGATGTCAGCCCTAACAGTCTAAACCACACTGTCCCTGCTCCAAAGTTT AGGGACACAGGCAGTCCTTCCCTGATTTCAGCTTCTCTGCTGTCCACTGACTCCAGCTGGGCCGTGAGG tCTGATGAGCGAGCCAAATTTGATGGGATCTTCGAGAGCCTGGGCCCAGTGGGGGGCCTTCTCTCAGGGGACAAAGTGAAGCCAGTTCTCATCAACTCCAAACTCCCCCTGGATGTGCTTGGCAGA ATTTGGGATCTCAGCGATGTTGACAAAGATGGACATTTGGACAAAGAGGAGTTCACAGTG gccATGCACCTGGTGCACCGCGCCATGGAGAAAGAGCCGGTGCCTGCCACCCTTCCCCTCACTCTCATCCCACCGTCCAAACGGAAGAAGATCGCCGGGTCGCTGCCAGGCTCGGTGGCTGTGCTGCCCGCCAGCCCCTTCAAGGGTCTGGGCCTGCGCCCCACCACCGACCCCCAGGGCAGGCAGAGCCCACTGGgtagcagcagcatcagcagcagcagcagtgcttTGGGTGGCACAGGGAGCCTGGCACAGAAACACTCCTTTAAGAGCAGCCAGCCCCCTcag CCTGCTGTAAGCTGGGTGGTCCCACTGGCCGACAGAGGGCGCTATGATGACATCTTTGCGAAAGCTGACTCCGACATGGACGGGCTGGTTGGGGGCGCTGAGGTCAAGGACATCTTCATGAACTCAGGACTGCCTCAGAACATGCTCGCGCGCATCTg GTCTCTGGCCGACACCAAACAGCAGGGCAAGCTGTCCAGGGAGCAATTCTCTCTGGCCATGTACCTCATCCAGCAGAAGGTCACCAAAGGCCTCGACCCCCCTCAAGTCCTCACCCTAGACATGATCCCTCCATCAGAGAAGGGGACATCAGGGCTT GGTTTCTATGGCTTTACGGCTCCTCTTCTTACACCCCAAAGGGCTGTGTTAAACAGTCGCCGT GACACTGTCAGTAGCAGCTCAGTGGTGCCTCTGGAGCTCACTGGAACCAAAGAGCTGGATGACATCATCCAGGAGATCAATCAactgcagag GGAGAAGGTCACGCTGGAGCAGGAGATCAGGGAGATGGAGCAGACTTTAAGACACAAGAACAGTGAACTTCAG gacatgcagggggagctggagcaggagagCAGTGGTGTGCAGGACCTGGAGGCCCAGCGGCATGTGGCTCAGGACCGGCTGCAGGAGATGGACCAGCAGAGGGCCAAGCTGGAGGACAAGATCAACGACGCCAAGAGCAAGTACCAGAACGAGAGCCAGAAG GTCGTGTCCCTGCAGCTGGAGATCAGCTCCCAGGAGCAGGAGGTGCAGGGGCAGGAGAAGGAGCTGAGCCGCACGCGTACAGACCTATACTGcctggagcaggaggaggagcagctGGAGGAGAGCATCCGCGCTGGGCAGGCCAAGCTGCAGAGCATCCTCAATCTGCTCAAGAGCTCTCAGGACGAGATGGAggag GCAACTAGTGAGCTTGCCCAGATCCAAAGCAGCCAGCAGGAGCTGACCAAGACCATCGAGGAGTACAGCAAGGCCCTGAACGGAAGTCTTAGTGACCTGTCCCGCTTCCCTGAGCTAAACGACCCCCTGCCCAACAACAGACCCCTGGATCGCCTCAACGAAGGCaag GAGAGCAGCTCCAGCTCCTTGAGATCTAGAATAGCCATGTTCAACCACACTGCCAAAGAAACTCCAGCAGATCCCTTTAAATCCGAGGACCCCTTTAAATCAGATCCCTTTCAAG ATCCTTTTGGAGGGGATCCTTTCAAAGAGAGCGACCCTTTCAAATCTGCCGATCCTTTTGCGTCTGGGGACCCGTTTGGGAAGAGCTCCACAAAG ACCAACTTATCCCGAGGTGGCAGCCCTTTCGCCCAGTCCATTGCTAAGCCCAAAGACTCAG ATCCGTTTGGAACAGAGGACCCCTTTGCTGACAGTGCCTTTGGAGCCCAGAGGGGCTTTGCCGACTTTGGGCAAATGTCAAAG AACTTTTCTGGATCGGCGTTTGAGAGAAGGCCTTCTCATCCTCCTAAGAAAACCCCACCTCCTAAGCCCGCCCCTCCTCCATATAGCTCCA GTCAGGGTGCGCCGGGACACTCCTTGGGGCCAGCCAGTCACGTCGTGAGTAGAGGCCAGAGAGGCCCGCCCGCCTCTTTGGCCAATATTGCTGCTGTAAGTTCAGCGTGGAtcccc tgtgtgtgtgtgtatgtgtttgtgtcgcCATTGTGTCCGTGCCATGTGTTCGTATTAGTGCCGAGCTTCGTAGCCAACCacccctcactctcactctcactctcactctcactctcactctcactctctctctctctctctctctccaactatACTTCACACTTTTCACAACTAATGCAGCTCATTTGTGCCATTGGTCTCATCCACACTCTTCCCTCTCATCCTTCACATCCAAACTCATTTGCTCCCCTGACAGTGACTTGTCTTATCTGTAACCCTTTGTTCAAGACAGATGCCCACagattcggtcactcaagaggCATACACTCTTTGACCTCTCTGCCTTAA
- the eps15l1b gene encoding epidermal growth factor receptor substrate 15-like 1 isoform X3, translating into MAKLSNLASHISLDNYKVISTGKRQILQIKISNGNPAYDSYYRQVDPANTGKVGAGEAAQFLKKSGLSDSTLGKIWELSDSDHKGYLDKRGFFVALRLVASAQSGNDVSPNSLNHTVPAPKFRDTGSPSLISASLLSTDSSWAVRSDERAKFDGIFESLGPVGGLLSGDKVKPVLINSKLPLDVLGRIWDLSDVDKDGHLDKEEFTVAMHLVHRAMEKEPVPATLPLTLIPPSKRKKIAGSLPGSVAVLPASPFKGLGLRPTTDPQGRQSPLGSSSISSSSSALGGTGSLAQKHSFKSSQPPQPAVSWVVPLADRGRYDDIFAKADSDMDGLVGGAEVKDIFMNSGLPQNMLARIWSLADTKQQGKLSREQFSLAMYLIQQKVTKGLDPPQVLTLDMIPPSEKGTSGLDTVSSSSVVPLELTGTKELDDIIQEINQLQREKVTLEQEIREMEQTLRHKNSELQDMQGELEQESSGVQDLEAQRHVAQDRLQEMDQQRAKLEDKINDAKSKYQNESQKVVSLQLEISSQEQEVQGQEKELSRTRTDLYCLEQEEEQLEESIRAGQAKLQSILNLLKSSQDEMEEATSELAQIQSSQQELTKTIEEYSKALNGSLSDLSRFPELNDPLPNNRPLDRLNEGKESSSSSLRSRIAMFNHTAKETPADPFKSEDPFKSDPFQDPFGGDPFKESDPFKSADPFASGDPFGKSSTKTNLSRGGSPFAQSIAKPKDSDPFGTEDPFADSAFGAQRGFADFGQMSKNFSGSAFERRPSHPPKKTPPPKPAPPPYSSSQGAPGHSLGPASHVVSRGQRGPPASLANIAAVSSAWIPCVCVYVFVSPLCPCHVFVLVPSFVANHPSLSLSLSLSLSLSLSLSLSLSNYTSHFSQLMQLICAIGLIHTLPSHPSHPNSFAPLTVTCLICNPLFKTDAHRFGHSRGIHSLTSLP; encoded by the exons ATGGCTAAGCTAAGCAACCTTGCTTCTCACATCAGCCTTGATAACTATAAAGTTATTTCAACTGGAAAAAGACAAATCCTTCAAATTAAG ATATCAAATGGAAACCCTGCTTATGACAGTTACTACAGACAA GTGGATCCTGCAAACACTGGTAAAGTTGGGGCTGGAGAGGCTGCCCAGTTCCTGAAAAAATCTGGCCTCTCAGACAGCACTTTGGGAAAG atttggGAATTATCTGACTCAGATCATAAGGGCTACTTGGACAAGCGG GGTTTTTTTGTCGCCCTGAGATTGGTGGCCTCTGCCCAGAGTGGTAATGATGTCAGCCCTAACAGTCTAAACCACACTGTCCCTGCTCCAAAGTTT AGGGACACAGGCAGTCCTTCCCTGATTTCAGCTTCTCTGCTGTCCACTGACTCCAGCTGGGCCGTGAGG tCTGATGAGCGAGCCAAATTTGATGGGATCTTCGAGAGCCTGGGCCCAGTGGGGGGCCTTCTCTCAGGGGACAAAGTGAAGCCAGTTCTCATCAACTCCAAACTCCCCCTGGATGTGCTTGGCAGA ATTTGGGATCTCAGCGATGTTGACAAAGATGGACATTTGGACAAAGAGGAGTTCACAGTG gccATGCACCTGGTGCACCGCGCCATGGAGAAAGAGCCGGTGCCTGCCACCCTTCCCCTCACTCTCATCCCACCGTCCAAACGGAAGAAGATCGCCGGGTCGCTGCCAGGCTCGGTGGCTGTGCTGCCCGCCAGCCCCTTCAAGGGTCTGGGCCTGCGCCCCACCACCGACCCCCAGGGCAGGCAGAGCCCACTGGgtagcagcagcatcagcagcagcagcagtgcttTGGGTGGCACAGGGAGCCTGGCACAGAAACACTCCTTTAAGAGCAGCCAGCCCCCTcag CCTGCTGTAAGCTGGGTGGTCCCACTGGCCGACAGAGGGCGCTATGATGACATCTTTGCGAAAGCTGACTCCGACATGGACGGGCTGGTTGGGGGCGCTGAGGTCAAGGACATCTTCATGAACTCAGGACTGCCTCAGAACATGCTCGCGCGCATCTg GTCTCTGGCCGACACCAAACAGCAGGGCAAGCTGTCCAGGGAGCAATTCTCTCTGGCCATGTACCTCATCCAGCAGAAGGTCACCAAAGGCCTCGACCCCCCTCAAGTCCTCACCCTAGACATGATCCCTCCATCAGAGAAGGGGACATCAGGGCTT GACACTGTCAGTAGCAGCTCAGTGGTGCCTCTGGAGCTCACTGGAACCAAAGAGCTGGATGACATCATCCAGGAGATCAATCAactgcagag GGAGAAGGTCACGCTGGAGCAGGAGATCAGGGAGATGGAGCAGACTTTAAGACACAAGAACAGTGAACTTCAG gacatgcagggggagctggagcaggagagCAGTGGTGTGCAGGACCTGGAGGCCCAGCGGCATGTGGCTCAGGACCGGCTGCAGGAGATGGACCAGCAGAGGGCCAAGCTGGAGGACAAGATCAACGACGCCAAGAGCAAGTACCAGAACGAGAGCCAGAAG GTCGTGTCCCTGCAGCTGGAGATCAGCTCCCAGGAGCAGGAGGTGCAGGGGCAGGAGAAGGAGCTGAGCCGCACGCGTACAGACCTATACTGcctggagcaggaggaggagcagctGGAGGAGAGCATCCGCGCTGGGCAGGCCAAGCTGCAGAGCATCCTCAATCTGCTCAAGAGCTCTCAGGACGAGATGGAggag GCAACTAGTGAGCTTGCCCAGATCCAAAGCAGCCAGCAGGAGCTGACCAAGACCATCGAGGAGTACAGCAAGGCCCTGAACGGAAGTCTTAGTGACCTGTCCCGCTTCCCTGAGCTAAACGACCCCCTGCCCAACAACAGACCCCTGGATCGCCTCAACGAAGGCaag GAGAGCAGCTCCAGCTCCTTGAGATCTAGAATAGCCATGTTCAACCACACTGCCAAAGAAACTCCAGCAGATCCCTTTAAATCCGAGGACCCCTTTAAATCAGATCCCTTTCAAG ATCCTTTTGGAGGGGATCCTTTCAAAGAGAGCGACCCTTTCAAATCTGCCGATCCTTTTGCGTCTGGGGACCCGTTTGGGAAGAGCTCCACAAAG ACCAACTTATCCCGAGGTGGCAGCCCTTTCGCCCAGTCCATTGCTAAGCCCAAAGACTCAG ATCCGTTTGGAACAGAGGACCCCTTTGCTGACAGTGCCTTTGGAGCCCAGAGGGGCTTTGCCGACTTTGGGCAAATGTCAAAG AACTTTTCTGGATCGGCGTTTGAGAGAAGGCCTTCTCATCCTCCTAAGAAAACCCCACCTCCTAAGCCCGCCCCTCCTCCATATAGCTCCA GTCAGGGTGCGCCGGGACACTCCTTGGGGCCAGCCAGTCACGTCGTGAGTAGAGGCCAGAGAGGCCCGCCCGCCTCTTTGGCCAATATTGCTGCTGTAAGTTCAGCGTGGAtcccc tgtgtgtgtgtgtatgtgtttgtgtcgcCATTGTGTCCGTGCCATGTGTTCGTATTAGTGCCGAGCTTCGTAGCCAACCacccctcactctcactctcactctcactctcactctcactctcactctctctctctctctctctctccaactatACTTCACACTTTTCACAACTAATGCAGCTCATTTGTGCCATTGGTCTCATCCACACTCTTCCCTCTCATCCTTCACATCCAAACTCATTTGCTCCCCTGACAGTGACTTGTCTTATCTGTAACCCTTTGTTCAAGACAGATGCCCACagattcggtcactcaagaggCATACACTCTTTGACCTCTCTGCCTTAA